Proteins encoded within one genomic window of Jatrophihabitans sp.:
- the coaE gene encoding dephospho-CoA kinase → MARAEAGVLRIGLTGGIGSGKSTVAARLAQLGAVVIDSDQVARDVVAVGSPGLARVVERFGEGVLAPDGSLDRPRLGQLVFSDPAALADLNAITHPLIRARSEALSVEAGASGAAAVVQDIPLLVENKLAAGFDKVIVVEAPLQLRLSRLAGRGLDAETARARIAAQASDEQRRAVADVVLDNSGSVAELTAQVDAAWASLVGEASGPA, encoded by the coding sequence GTGGCACGGGCTGAGGCGGGCGTGCTCAGGATCGGGCTGACCGGCGGGATCGGCAGCGGCAAGAGCACCGTCGCGGCCCGGCTGGCGCAGCTGGGCGCGGTGGTGATCGACTCCGACCAGGTTGCCCGCGACGTGGTCGCGGTGGGCAGCCCCGGGTTGGCGCGGGTGGTGGAGCGGTTCGGGGAGGGCGTGCTCGCCCCGGACGGCAGCCTGGACCGGCCCCGGCTCGGCCAGCTGGTGTTCAGCGACCCGGCGGCGCTGGCCGACCTCAACGCGATCACGCACCCGTTGATCCGCGCCCGCAGCGAGGCGCTCAGCGTGGAGGCGGGCGCCAGTGGGGCGGCCGCGGTCGTGCAGGACATTCCGCTGCTGGTGGAGAACAAGCTGGCGGCCGGCTTCGACAAGGTGATCGTCGTCGAGGCGCCGCTACAGCTGCGGCTGAGCAGGCTGGCCGGGCGCGGGCTGGACGCCGAGACTGCGCGGGCCCGGATCGCGGCGCAGGCCAGTGATGAGCAGCGCCGGGCGGTGGCTGACGTGGTGCTGGACAACTCCGGCTCGGTCGCCGAGCTCACCGCCCAGGTCGACGCCGCCTGGGCGAGTCTGGTCGGCGAGGCGTCCGGGCCGGCTTGA
- the drmD gene encoding DISARM system SNF2-like helicase DrmD → MAINTHFQPVSDLPDNGQLVAVRGRNWVVTDVQPSALPYDVTAASIGEGTTFVSLSSVEDDGLGEELRVLWELESGRKVLNRATLPDVREGRFDDPAQLGAFLDALRWGAVTSAEATVLQAPFRAGIAVEDYQLEPAIRALSLPRVNLLVADDVGLGKTIEAGLVVQELLLRSRIRRVMVVCPAHLTDKWHGEMLDRFGLDFAIVNSETLSQVRRDRGLHANPFKVYPLTIVSLAWLRGPKAGRLLDEVLSQAGPRRTRPLDLLIVDEAHHVAPPGKGKYAVDSQQTRTVRRLADQAEHRLFMSATPHNGYVESWTALLAMLDPQRFARGVIPDPAALKQILIRRLKTEITNDDGTPRYPAREAKDITVTYSPVELQVQELLAEYTRSRSAKAAAARAKAKKAGIDLLGLLLKKRYFSSPAAFSRTILAMRDNSLRIDLQWPSVEFDVEYDSAYAHGLDEDRAQLFDGDFTDDAVDEAEQTVLAKAQRAVGKTEAEEAELLEQLCAWAEQHGHETDAKATALLDFLRATCQPDGTWNDERVVVFTEYRDTQRWLLELLERHGLAEEGRVALLYGGMDDDQRAPIMRAFQRDPAQHKLRIILATDTASEGVDLQNHCHRLVNYDLPFNPNRLEQRAGRIDRYGQTKIPLVYHFAGSDWQTASKHSLQGDLQFLTIIARKIATAREDLGSVNPVISDAVERQMLGRPAREFDIDRTLAKAKADPALKVERQLREETERLAATLDDSRRELHCSPHDIERVVRTGLALGRQPDLIPEQRDGTTVFQVGTLTGSWARTIVDLNDPDFGQRPISFDPAYAAKRQDVVLAHLNHPLVAMATRLLRAEVWGTDKSTLARVASIRVHDPAVQDEVLAAYSRLVLIGADGKRLHEELVPAGGTLRGGSFNRLGVGDLAKTLDAALGPDAHPAAASDSARSALVAAWSKVSSNLQAAIDARARERQDSLGRALGRRRKEEETRTVALLDAFETALTNAIAVQSSPQQLSFADLEPDERQQLTADRAAWQERLDRLPKEREEELARIAERYSKVEFFTFPAAVVHLVPAGPDR, encoded by the coding sequence GTGGCGATTAACACGCATTTTCAGCCGGTGTCCGACCTTCCCGACAACGGTCAGCTGGTTGCCGTCCGTGGACGTAACTGGGTCGTGACCGATGTCCAGCCCAGCGCGCTCCCGTACGACGTGACCGCGGCCAGCATTGGTGAGGGCACGACGTTCGTGAGCCTGAGCAGCGTCGAGGATGACGGCCTGGGTGAGGAACTCCGCGTCCTGTGGGAGCTCGAGTCCGGCCGTAAGGTCCTCAACCGCGCCACCCTCCCTGACGTTCGCGAGGGGCGCTTCGACGACCCCGCTCAGCTCGGCGCTTTCCTCGACGCGCTCCGCTGGGGTGCGGTCACCAGCGCCGAGGCCACAGTTTTGCAAGCCCCGTTCCGCGCCGGAATCGCGGTCGAGGACTACCAGCTCGAGCCGGCCATCCGAGCCCTGAGCCTGCCGCGCGTGAACCTGCTCGTCGCCGATGACGTCGGTCTGGGTAAGACGATCGAGGCGGGGCTGGTGGTGCAGGAGCTCCTGCTCCGAAGCCGGATCCGCCGGGTGATGGTCGTCTGCCCGGCGCACCTGACGGACAAGTGGCACGGCGAGATGCTCGACCGCTTCGGCCTGGACTTCGCGATCGTCAACAGCGAGACCCTCAGCCAGGTCCGCCGTGACCGCGGCCTGCACGCCAACCCGTTCAAGGTCTACCCGCTCACCATTGTCAGCCTGGCCTGGCTCCGCGGCCCGAAGGCCGGCAGGCTGCTCGACGAAGTCCTGTCCCAGGCGGGCCCGAGGCGCACCCGACCGCTGGACCTGCTCATCGTCGACGAGGCCCATCACGTGGCGCCTCCCGGCAAGGGCAAGTACGCCGTCGACAGCCAGCAGACCCGCACGGTCAGGCGCCTGGCAGACCAGGCCGAGCATCGGCTGTTCATGTCGGCGACCCCGCACAACGGGTACGTCGAGTCGTGGACCGCGCTGCTCGCGATGCTCGACCCGCAGCGGTTTGCCCGCGGCGTCATCCCCGACCCGGCCGCGCTCAAGCAGATTCTGATCCGCCGCCTCAAGACCGAGATCACGAATGATGACGGAACACCGCGCTACCCGGCCCGCGAGGCCAAGGACATCACCGTCACCTACTCGCCGGTTGAGCTGCAGGTCCAGGAGCTCCTTGCCGAGTACACCCGCAGCCGCTCCGCGAAGGCCGCCGCCGCCCGGGCAAAGGCGAAGAAGGCCGGGATAGACCTGCTGGGCCTGCTGCTGAAGAAGCGCTACTTCAGCAGCCCGGCCGCGTTCAGCCGCACGATCCTGGCGATGCGAGACAACAGCCTGCGCATCGACCTGCAGTGGCCCAGCGTCGAGTTCGACGTCGAGTACGACTCGGCCTACGCCCACGGCCTCGACGAGGATCGCGCCCAGCTGTTCGACGGTGATTTCACCGACGACGCCGTGGATGAGGCCGAGCAGACCGTGCTAGCCAAGGCGCAGCGCGCCGTCGGCAAGACCGAAGCCGAAGAGGCGGAGCTCCTCGAGCAGCTCTGTGCCTGGGCCGAACAGCACGGCCACGAGACTGACGCCAAGGCCACTGCCCTGCTCGACTTCCTGCGCGCGACCTGCCAGCCAGACGGGACCTGGAACGACGAGCGCGTCGTCGTCTTCACCGAGTACCGCGACACCCAGCGCTGGCTGCTCGAGCTGCTGGAGAGGCACGGCCTAGCCGAGGAAGGTCGCGTCGCGCTCCTTTACGGCGGGATGGACGACGACCAGCGCGCGCCGATCATGCGCGCGTTCCAGCGCGACCCCGCCCAGCACAAGCTCCGCATCATCCTCGCCACCGACACCGCCAGTGAGGGTGTCGACCTGCAGAACCACTGCCACCGGCTCGTCAACTACGACCTGCCGTTCAACCCGAACCGGCTTGAGCAGCGCGCCGGCCGGATCGACCGCTACGGCCAGACGAAGATTCCGCTCGTCTACCACTTCGCCGGCAGTGACTGGCAGACGGCGAGCAAGCACAGCTTGCAGGGGGATCTGCAGTTCCTCACGATCATCGCCCGCAAGATCGCGACTGCCCGCGAAGACCTCGGCAGTGTCAACCCGGTCATCAGCGACGCCGTCGAGCGCCAGATGCTCGGCCGCCCCGCCCGGGAATTCGACATCGACCGAACGCTTGCCAAAGCCAAGGCCGACCCCGCCCTGAAGGTCGAACGGCAGCTGCGTGAGGAGACCGAGCGCCTCGCGGCGACGCTCGATGACAGCCGCCGCGAGCTGCACTGCTCCCCGCACGACATCGAGCGTGTCGTCCGCACCGGTCTCGCCCTTGGCCGCCAGCCCGACCTGATACCTGAGCAGCGCGACGGCACCACCGTGTTCCAGGTCGGAACCCTCACCGGCTCCTGGGCACGCACGATCGTCGACCTCAACGACCCCGACTTCGGGCAGCGCCCGATCTCGTTCGACCCTGCCTACGCCGCCAAGCGCCAGGACGTGGTGCTCGCGCACCTGAACCACCCGCTCGTCGCGATGGCGACCCGCCTGCTGCGAGCCGAGGTCTGGGGCACCGACAAGAGCACCCTGGCCCGGGTCGCCAGCATCCGCGTCCACGACCCGGCCGTCCAAGACGAGGTTCTGGCCGCCTACAGCCGCCTCGTGCTCATCGGCGCCGACGGCAAGCGGCTGCACGAGGAGCTCGTTCCCGCAGGCGGCACCCTGCGCGGCGGGTCCTTCAACCGACTGGGTGTCGGTGACCTCGCCAAGACCCTCGACGCGGCTCTCGGCCCGGACGCTCACCCCGCCGCGGCCTCCGACAGTGCCCGCAGCGCGCTCGTGGCGGCGTGGTCGAAGGTGAGCAGCAACCTGCAGGCCGCGATCGACGCGCGCGCCCGGGAGCGCCAGGACAGCCTCGGACGCGCCCTCGGACGCCGGCGGAAGGAGGAGGAGACCCGCACGGTCGCGCTGCTCGACGCCTTCGAGACCGCCCTGACGAACGCGATCGCAGTGCAGAGCAGCCCGCAGCAGCTCAGCTTCGCCGACCTCGAACCTGATGAGCGACAACAGCTCACCGCCGACCGCGCCGCCTGGCAGGAACGCCTGGACCGTCTTCCCAAGGAGCGCGAGGAGGAGCTCGCCCGCATCGCCGAGCGCTACTCCAAGGTCGAGTTCTTCACCTTCCCGGCCGCGGTCGTGCACCTCGTCCCCGCGGGACCGGACCGATGA